The Lasioglossum baleicum chromosome 15, iyLasBale1, whole genome shotgun sequence genome has a segment encoding these proteins:
- the LOC143216105 gene encoding protein hu-li tai shao-like isoform X6, whose amino-acid sequence MTDTSEQQTLSEPHTNGIMDGLTEEEKSKMRPADIDADMREMERRKRVEMMMNSRLFREELERIIETQMKDGAASSGLLQQISDMMGAQGARFNGNVFKNSNCVLPINDIRGVESMGYAKGEKLLRCKLAAVFRLLDLYGWTQGVGGQITARLNQDQEHFLVNPYGLLYHEITASSLVKVDMQGTIVEQGTTNFGVHVTGFQLHSTIHAARPDIKCIVHITTPSVTAISSLKCGLLPIGQESIVIGEVSSHQYIGGSFEPEEKEKIARNLGPVNKVMLLTNRGALCCGETVEEAFYNVYNTVLACETQLKLMPAGLDNLNLISEESKKAIFEASRKPPTPQQTISIPEGTALAEKLEKRWRIGGSEFDALMRMLDNAGFRTGYMYRNPLVKGEPPRPRNDVEVPPAVSSLGYLLEEEELYKQGLWKGGRKGTDRSRWLNSPNVYQKVEILETGTPDPKKITKWVPDGSPTHSSTPVKIDSALQFVPKNTNPKEFKQIQQQIKDYRRADKISAGPQSHILEGVTWEEAKKMQDATISGTGEQVVLVGAASKGIIQRGFQHNAMVYKTPYAKNPFDAVTDQELDQYKKEVERKQKGDPYDESQSESEALSSFNVSRATHESSTAKSPIQSPVSVTSETEEESRDEPRVLRIETKQVPAPSQPEVVLSDGENTVNGDHSDAHHSTFSQSSKEDVSVSEESPKKEKKKKKGLRTPSFLKKKKEKKKPLEA is encoded by the exons ATGACGGACACGAGCGAGCAACAAACCTTGTCCGAGCCGCATACGAACGGCATAATGGACGGCTTGACGGAAGAGGAGAAAAGTAAAATGAGGCCTGCCGATATCGACGCG GATATGAGAGAAATGGAGAGAAGGAAGAGAGTCGAGATGATGATGAACTCGAGACTCTTTCGGGAAGAACTGGAACGGATTATTGAAACGCAAATGAAAGACGGAGCCGCGTCATCCGGCCTTCTGCAGCAAATTTCGGATATGATGGGTGCGCAAGGTGCTCGGTTTAACGGCAATGTATTTAAAA attcgaattGCGTTTTACCTATTAACGATATACGCGGTGTCGAAAGCATGGGATACGCGAAAGGAGAGAAATTGCTGCGTTGCAAGTTGGCGGCAGTGTTTAGGTTGCTTGACCTATACGGCTGGACTCAGGGCGTAGGTGGACAAATCACGGCTCGTTTGAATCAAGATCAAGAACACTTTTTAGTTAATCCGTATGGGCTGCTATACCACGAAATCACTGCCTCCAGTTTGGTTAAGGTTGATATGCAAGGGACGATCGTGGAACAAGGAACGACCAATTTCGGGGTCCACGTGACAGGATTTCAATTACACTCGACGATTCATGCCGCTAGACCTGACATCAAGTGCATCGTTCACATCACCACTCCGTCCGTTACCGCC ATTTCATCTTTAAAGTGTGGTCTGTTGCCTATCGGACAAGAGAGTATAGTGATAGGTGAGGTGAGCTCGCATCAGTACATAGGCGGGTCTTTCGAACCGGAGGAGAAGGAGAAAATAGCCAGAAATCTTGGTCCAGTGAACAAAGTGATGCTGTTGACGAATCGCGGAGCTCTTTGTTGCGGAGAAACTGTCGAAGAAGCCTTCTACAACGTTTACAATACGGTGTTAGCTTGCGAGACGCAACTGAAATTGATGCCTGCCGGGCTGGATAATTTAAATCTTATATCCGAAGAATCGAAGAAAGCTATATTCGAGGCTTCTAGAAAACCGCCAACTCCGCAGCAAACGATTTCGATCCCCGAGGGGACGGCTTTAGCTGAGAAACTTGAGAAACGTTGGCGAATCGGCGGATCCGAATTCGATGCTCTCATGAGGATGCTCGATAATGCC GGATTTCGTACAGGCTACATGTATAGAAATCCATTGGTGAAAGGAGAACCTCCACGACCTCGAAACGACGTCGAAGTACCGCCGGCAGTTTCATCCTTGGGATATTTACTCGAAGAGGAGGAGCTGTACAAACAAGG ACTTTGGAAAGGCGGTCGGAAAGGCACGGATAGATCGCGTTGGCTGAATTCACCGAATGTGTATCAGAAGGTTGAAATACTGGAGACCGGAACTCCTGACCCGAAAAAGATCACAAAG TGGGTGCCAGACGGCTCACCGACCCATAGCAGTACACCGGTCAAGATCGACAGTGCTCTCCAATTTGTACCGAAAAACACCAATCCGAAGGAGTTTAAGCAAATACAGCAACAG ataaaagattatcgaagaGCGGACAAGATATCGGCCGGACCACAGTCTCATATATTAGAAGGTGTTACATGGGAGGAAGCTAAGAAGATGCAG GATGCCACGATTAGCGGAACCGGCGAACAAGTAGTTTTGGTGGGAGCAGCCAGTAAAGGTATCATTCAACGAGGTTTCCAGCACAACGCGATGGTCTACAAAACTCCGTATGCCAAAAATCCTTTCGACGCCGTCACGGATCAAGAGCTAGATCAATATAAGAAAGAAGTCGAACGCAAACAAAAAGGAGATCCAT ACGACGAGTCGCAGTCAGAATCGGAAGCCTTGTCGTCGTTTAACGTTAGTCGCGCAACACACGAGTCGAGTACTGCGAAAAGTCCGATCCAGTCGCCGGTCTCGGTAACTTCAGAAACTGAAGAAGAAAGCAGAGATG AACCGCGAGTGCTCCGGATAGAAACGAAACAAGTGCCTGCGCCGAGTCAGCCAGAAGTTGTCCTGAGCGACG